In a genomic window of Thermoanaerobaculales bacterium:
- a CDS encoding response regulator transcription factor → MTRVLLIDDDTELCELLAEYLGEEGFVVDAAHDGESGARRALAGGHDLVVLDVMLPGLNGFDVLRRIRESSPVPVVMLTARGDEVDRIVGLEIGADDYLPKPFNPRELAARMRAVLRRAAPAPGDDAGAVVEVGDVRLDPGTRSASRSDQRVDLTGIEFELLAVLLRAAGRVVTRDELSRTALGRRASSFDRSLDVHLSNLRRKLGTLPGGGDRIKTLRGVGYQYVK, encoded by the coding sequence GTGACCAGGGTGCTGCTGATCGACGACGACACCGAGCTCTGCGAGCTGCTCGCGGAGTACCTCGGCGAGGAGGGCTTCGTGGTCGACGCGGCGCACGACGGCGAGTCCGGCGCGAGGCGGGCGCTGGCTGGCGGGCACGACCTGGTGGTGCTCGACGTCATGCTGCCCGGGCTGAACGGCTTCGACGTGCTGCGCCGGATCCGGGAGTCGTCGCCGGTGCCGGTGGTCATGTTGACCGCCCGCGGCGACGAGGTCGACCGCATCGTCGGCCTCGAGATCGGGGCCGACGACTACCTGCCCAAGCCGTTCAACCCGCGCGAGCTCGCGGCCAGGATGCGGGCCGTGCTGCGCCGCGCCGCCCCAGCTCCGGGGGACGACGCCGGCGCCGTCGTCGAGGTCGGCGACGTGCGCCTCGATCCCGGGACCAGATCCGCCAGCCGCTCAGACCAGCGGGTCGACCTGACCGGGATCGAGTTCGAGCTGCTCGCCGTGCTCCTCCGGGCTGCCGGGCGGGTGGTGACTCGGGACGAGCTGTCACGGACCGCGCTCGGCCGCCGTGCGAGCTCGTTCGACCGCAGCCTCGACGTGCACCTGTCCAACCTTCGCCGCAAGCTGGGCACGCTGCCCGGTGGCGGCGACCGGATCAAGACCCTGCGGGGCGTCGGGTATCAGTATGTCAAGTGA
- the leuS gene encoding leucine--tRNA ligase, translating into MTDFSYDPATIEPKWQGVWRERKTFRTPSQTAELAARPKFYILDMFPYPSGAGLHVGHPEGYTATDVVARMKRMQGFNVLHPMGWDAFGLPAERAAVRENLHPAEITARNVDTFRRQIQRLGFSYDWDREISTSSPDYYRWTQWIFLRLHERGLAYMADVPVNWCPALGTVLANEEVKDGVYVETGDPVERRLMRQWMLRITAYAERLLADLESVDWPESVKEMQRNWIGRSEGADVVFRLDGRDDTFTVFTTRPDTLFGATYCVLAPEHPLVEAITTDAQREQVQSYVREASRASEVARSDAAKVKTGVFTGAHAINPVNGERIPVWIADYVLMSYGTGAIMAVPGQDQRDWDFAAAYGLPIIRTVEPPADFAGQAYPGDGPAINSSFLDGLGIDEAKRRIIDWLEQRQLGRRKVQYKLRDWLFSRQRYWGEPFPVVHADDGTVVTLPDDWLPVTLPAIDDYRPTADGRPPLARAGDDWLRVTLPDGRTGTRETNTMPQWAGSCWYYLRFLDPGNDREAWAAEAERYWMPVDLYVGGVEHAVLHLLYARFWHKVLYDCGLVHTVEPFQRLFNQGMVLAYSYRDSRGKYYHPSEVEELDDGRVLAVATREELTAQVEKMSKSKLNVVNPDEVIDRYGADAMRLYEMFMGPLEVQKPWQMKGVEGVNRFLQRVWRLVVDERSGGLAAKLTDAAAGSEPELERLLHKTIQKVTEDTAALRMNTAIAQMMIFVNQATASATLPRETTTAFLRLLAPYAPHICEELWQRLGESELIAHARWPIHDQALCVDDMVTIVVQVNGKKRDEMQAPRDADNATLERLALASERVAGTLGGRTPRRVIVVAGRLVNIVI; encoded by the coding sequence ATGACGGACTTCAGCTACGACCCCGCCACCATCGAGCCCAAGTGGCAGGGGGTCTGGCGCGAGAGGAAGACCTTCCGGACGCCCAGCCAGACCGCCGAGCTCGCGGCCCGTCCCAAGTTCTACATCCTCGACATGTTCCCCTACCCGTCCGGGGCCGGCCTCCATGTCGGCCACCCCGAGGGCTACACCGCCACCGACGTGGTCGCCCGCATGAAGCGGATGCAGGGCTTCAACGTGCTTCATCCCATGGGCTGGGACGCCTTCGGCCTGCCCGCCGAGCGCGCGGCGGTGCGCGAGAACCTCCATCCCGCCGAGATCACCGCCCGCAACGTCGACACCTTCCGCCGCCAGATCCAGCGCCTCGGCTTCAGCTACGACTGGGACCGCGAGATCAGCACCTCGAGCCCGGACTACTACCGCTGGACCCAGTGGATCTTCCTCAGGCTCCACGAGCGCGGCCTCGCCTACATGGCCGACGTCCCGGTCAACTGGTGCCCGGCCCTCGGCACGGTGCTGGCCAACGAGGAGGTCAAGGACGGCGTCTACGTCGAGACCGGCGACCCGGTCGAGCGGCGGTTGATGCGGCAGTGGATGCTCAGGATCACCGCCTACGCCGAACGGCTGCTCGCCGACCTCGAGAGCGTGGACTGGCCGGAGAGCGTCAAGGAGATGCAGCGGAACTGGATCGGCCGCTCCGAGGGCGCCGACGTGGTCTTCCGCCTCGACGGCCGCGACGACACCTTCACCGTCTTCACCACCCGGCCGGACACCCTGTTCGGCGCCACCTACTGCGTGCTCGCCCCCGAGCACCCGCTGGTCGAGGCCATCACCACCGACGCGCAGCGCGAGCAGGTGCAGAGCTACGTCCGGGAGGCGAGCCGCGCCTCGGAGGTTGCGCGCAGCGACGCCGCCAAGGTCAAGACCGGCGTCTTCACCGGGGCCCATGCCATCAACCCGGTCAACGGCGAGCGCATCCCGGTCTGGATCGCCGACTACGTGCTCATGAGCTACGGCACCGGCGCCATCATGGCGGTGCCCGGCCAGGACCAGCGCGACTGGGACTTCGCCGCGGCCTACGGGCTGCCGATCATCCGCACGGTGGAGCCGCCGGCCGACTTCGCTGGCCAGGCCTACCCGGGCGACGGGCCGGCGATCAACAGCTCGTTCCTCGACGGGCTCGGAATCGACGAGGCGAAGCGCCGGATCATCGACTGGCTCGAGCAGCGCCAGCTCGGCCGGCGCAAGGTCCAGTACAAGCTCCGGGACTGGCTGTTCTCCCGCCAGCGCTACTGGGGGGAGCCCTTCCCGGTCGTCCACGCCGACGACGGCACGGTGGTGACGTTGCCCGACGACTGGCTGCCGGTCACGCTGCCGGCGATCGACGACTACCGGCCAACCGCGGACGGGCGGCCGCCGCTCGCCCGCGCCGGCGACGACTGGTTGCGGGTCACCCTGCCCGACGGCCGCACCGGGACCCGGGAGACCAACACCATGCCGCAGTGGGCCGGCTCGTGCTGGTACTACCTGCGCTTCCTCGACCCCGGCAACGACCGCGAGGCGTGGGCTGCGGAGGCCGAGCGCTACTGGATGCCGGTCGACCTCTACGTGGGCGGCGTGGAGCACGCCGTGCTCCACCTCCTGTACGCCCGCTTCTGGCACAAGGTGCTCTACGACTGCGGCCTGGTGCACACGGTGGAGCCGTTCCAGCGGCTGTTCAATCAGGGCATGGTGCTCGCGTACTCCTACCGCGACAGCCGGGGCAAGTACTACCACCCGAGCGAAGTCGAGGAGCTCGACGACGGTCGGGTGCTCGCCGTCGCGACCCGCGAGGAGCTCACCGCGCAGGTCGAGAAGATGTCCAAGTCCAAGCTCAACGTGGTCAACCCGGACGAGGTCATCGACCGCTACGGCGCCGATGCGATGCGGCTCTATGAGATGTTCATGGGGCCGCTCGAGGTCCAGAAGCCCTGGCAGATGAAGGGCGTCGAGGGCGTCAACCGCTTCCTGCAGCGGGTCTGGCGCCTGGTGGTCGACGAGAGGAGCGGAGGCCTCGCCGCCAAGCTGACCGATGCCGCAGCCGGGTCCGAGCCGGAGCTCGAGCGGTTGCTCCACAAGACCATCCAGAAGGTCACCGAGGACACCGCGGCGCTGCGGATGAACACCGCGATCGCGCAGATGATGATCTTCGTCAACCAGGCGACCGCCAGCGCCACCTTGCCTCGCGAGACGACGACCGCCTTCCTGCGGCTGCTCGCGCCGTATGCGCCGCACATCTGCGAGGAGCTGTGGCAGCGGCTGGGCGAGAGCGAGCTGATCGCCCACGCTCGCTGGCCGATCCACGACCAGGCGCTGTGCGTCGACGACATGGTGACGATCGTCGTCCAGGTCAACGGCAAGAAGCGGGACGAGATGCAGGCGCCCAGGGACGCGGACAACGCCACCCTCGAACGGCTGGCCCTGGCCTCCGAGCGCGTCGCCGGGACCCTCGGGGGGAGGACGCCCCGGCGGGTGATCGTGGTCGCCGGCCGGCTCGTCAACATCGTCATCTAG
- a CDS encoding polyprenyl synthetase family protein encodes MTSAVIRSFRQAQQLREVFGPISDRLEAVERFIAKEFEAAQPLVAEVAGYVLSSGGKRIRPALVLLISRMLGAKGERDVRYGAVVEFIHSASLIHDDIIDESDLRRGKPTANHRWGNQVTVLVGDWLYTRSMSLCLEFGDVEIMRLLTAATLQMTEGEIMADRVRWRLDLAEDLYIDITRRKTAELFAAACALPALFQPATLHLTEPLADFGRDLGLCFQLVDDLLDFTATQSRLGKPVLADLREGRATLPIILLLPRLDRDQRARLDQVVSSGSFDAMSEEEVLELVRTSGVLDEVRRRATAQAELARHRLSGLPAGPERDALMRAATLLVTREM; translated from the coding sequence ATGACGTCGGCCGTCATCCGGTCGTTCCGCCAGGCGCAGCAGCTTCGCGAGGTCTTCGGCCCGATCTCAGATCGGCTGGAAGCCGTCGAGAGGTTCATCGCCAAGGAATTCGAGGCTGCCCAGCCGCTGGTCGCCGAGGTGGCAGGCTATGTCCTGTCGAGCGGCGGCAAGCGCATCCGCCCGGCGCTGGTGCTGCTGATCAGCCGCATGCTGGGCGCGAAGGGCGAGCGGGACGTCCGTTACGGGGCGGTGGTGGAGTTCATCCACAGCGCGAGCCTGATCCACGACGACATCATCGACGAGTCGGACCTGCGGCGGGGAAAGCCGACGGCCAATCACCGTTGGGGGAACCAGGTCACGGTGCTGGTCGGGGACTGGCTGTACACGCGGAGCATGTCGCTCTGCCTCGAGTTCGGCGATGTCGAGATCATGCGGCTGCTGACGGCGGCGACGCTGCAGATGACCGAGGGCGAGATCATGGCCGACCGGGTGCGGTGGCGCCTCGACCTCGCCGAGGATCTGTACATCGACATCACGCGCCGCAAGACGGCCGAGCTGTTCGCGGCGGCGTGCGCGTTGCCCGCCCTGTTCCAGCCGGCCACCCTGCACCTCACGGAGCCGCTCGCCGACTTCGGCCGCGACCTCGGCCTCTGCTTCCAGCTCGTCGACGACCTCCTGGACTTCACCGCGACCCAGTCCAGGCTCGGCAAGCCGGTGCTCGCCGACCTCAGGGAGGGGCGCGCGACGCTCCCGATCATTCTCCTGCTCCCCCGCCTCGACCGCGACCAGCGCGCGCGCCTCGACCAGGTGGTCAGCAGCGGCAGCTTCGACGCGATGTCCGAAGAGGAGGTGCTCGAGCTCGTCCGCACCTCCGGCGTCCTCGACGAGGTCCGGCGGCGCGCCACCGCCCAGGCCGAGCTCGCCAGGCACCGGCTCAGCGGGCTGCCCGCGGGCCCCGAGCGGGACGCCCTGATGCGGGCCGCCACCCTGCTCGTGACTCGCGAGATGTAG
- the purH gene encoding bifunctional phosphoribosylaminoimidazolecarboxamide formyltransferase/IMP cyclohydrolase: protein MPGIALVSVSDKTALDELGRALERLGWTVLTTGGTAAVLRAAGCKVTEVADHTGFPEILGGRVKTLHPKIFAGILAAPTDAHRAQLASHQIPEVDLVVVNLYPFRETARREGVTLEEAVEQIDIGGPSLLRAAAKNHARVAVVVDPADYPTVIGELAEGGVSDATRWRLAVKAFRHTAAYDAAIAAALPRFDEGGRASLGAAVAAELLASEEEVLRYGENPHQLGIVARRLPLRGLAGARQIQGKAMSYNNLGDATGAWRLVWDLPGPGVAIVKHANPCGVGLGDSMAAALAKARATDPVSAFGGVIAANRAVTAEFAEAVVEEFAEVVVAPGYLDGAEEILGRKKNLRVLEAVAPDPTEVVVRSIDGGYLLQGADHGWEGEEREVVTKRAPDVAQRRALELAWRVVKHVSSNAIVVGGQDRTLGIGAGQMSRVDSAKIAVAKAREMGLDLAGAVAASDAFFPFPDGVEALHAAGVAAIIQPGGSIRDREVIDACDRLGVAMLLTRRRHFRH from the coding sequence ATGCCGGGTATCGCGCTGGTTTCGGTGTCGGACAAGACCGCTCTCGACGAGCTGGGGCGCGCGCTGGAGCGCCTCGGGTGGACCGTGCTCACGACCGGTGGCACCGCCGCCGTCCTGCGCGCCGCCGGCTGCAAGGTGACCGAGGTCGCCGACCACACCGGCTTCCCGGAGATCCTCGGCGGGCGGGTGAAGACCCTGCATCCGAAGATCTTCGCCGGCATCCTCGCGGCGCCGACCGACGCCCACCGCGCGCAGCTCGCCAGCCACCAGATCCCGGAGGTGGACCTGGTCGTGGTCAACCTGTACCCCTTCCGAGAGACCGCGAGGCGCGAAGGCGTCACCCTCGAGGAGGCGGTCGAGCAGATCGACATCGGCGGCCCGAGCCTGCTGCGGGCGGCCGCCAAGAACCACGCCCGGGTCGCGGTGGTGGTCGATCCGGCCGACTACCCGACCGTGATCGGCGAGCTCGCCGAAGGCGGGGTGTCGGACGCCACCAGGTGGCGACTCGCGGTCAAGGCGTTCCGCCACACGGCAGCGTACGACGCCGCCATCGCCGCGGCCCTGCCCCGCTTCGACGAGGGCGGACGCGCTTCCCTGGGCGCCGCCGTGGCGGCCGAGCTGCTGGCGTCCGAGGAGGAGGTCCTCCGGTACGGCGAGAACCCCCACCAGCTCGGGATCGTGGCCCGCCGGTTGCCGCTGCGGGGGCTGGCGGGCGCCCGCCAGATCCAGGGCAAGGCGATGTCCTACAACAACCTCGGCGACGCCACCGGGGCGTGGCGCCTGGTCTGGGACCTGCCCGGACCCGGGGTGGCGATCGTCAAGCACGCCAACCCGTGCGGGGTCGGGCTCGGCGACTCGATGGCCGCGGCCCTGGCCAAGGCGCGGGCGACCGATCCGGTCTCGGCCTTCGGTGGAGTGATTGCGGCCAACCGCGCGGTGACCGCGGAGTTCGCCGAGGCCGTGGTCGAGGAGTTCGCCGAGGTCGTGGTCGCTCCCGGGTACCTCGATGGTGCCGAGGAGATCCTGGGCCGGAAGAAGAACCTGCGGGTGCTCGAAGCGGTGGCCCCGGATCCCACCGAGGTGGTGGTCCGGAGCATCGACGGGGGCTATCTGCTGCAGGGCGCGGACCACGGCTGGGAGGGTGAGGAGCGCGAGGTGGTGACGAAGCGCGCCCCGGACGTGGCGCAGCGCCGCGCCCTGGAGCTCGCCTGGCGGGTGGTCAAGCACGTCAGCTCGAACGCCATCGTGGTCGGCGGCCAGGACCGAACCCTCGGCATCGGTGCCGGTCAGATGAGCCGGGTCGACTCCGCGAAGATCGCGGTCGCCAAGGCGCGCGAGATGGGGCTCGACCTCGCCGGGGCGGTCGCCGCGTCGGACGCGTTCTTCCCGTTCCCGGACGGCGTCGAGGCGCTCCACGCGGCCGGGGTCGCCGCCATCATCCAGCCCGGCGGCTCGATCCGGGACCGCGAGGTGATCGATGCCTGCGATCGGCTCGGCGTCGCCATGCTGCTGACCCGGCGCCGCCACTTCAGGCACTGA
- a CDS encoding Spy/CpxP family protein refolding chaperone, whose protein sequence is MNATRFLITTVAMAAMAVPGAALAQGYGGHHGHGAPPGFGGCDELGGPGAHFFEHMLPRLTEELDLTEAQQGRIQAILDEDLPAIDAMRDRLRDAHREFRESHPPGEFDEAAVRAFAEAQAQAHVELMVAGARTRARVHAVLTAQQQDQLQQMRDRRGRRGGPPPDRGPDLE, encoded by the coding sequence ATGAATGCGACGCGGTTCCTGATCACGACAGTGGCGATGGCGGCGATGGCGGTGCCCGGCGCCGCTCTCGCCCAGGGCTACGGCGGGCACCACGGGCACGGCGCCCCGCCCGGCTTCGGCGGCTGCGACGAGCTCGGCGGCCCCGGGGCTCACTTCTTCGAGCACATGCTGCCGCGGCTCACCGAGGAGCTCGACCTGACCGAGGCGCAGCAGGGCCGGATCCAGGCCATCCTCGACGAGGACCTGCCGGCGATCGATGCGATGCGCGACCGGCTGCGGGACGCCCACCGGGAGTTTCGGGAGAGCCACCCGCCCGGGGAGTTCGACGAGGCCGCGGTCCGCGCCTTCGCCGAAGCGCAGGCTCAGGCCCACGTCGAGCTCATGGTGGCCGGCGCAAGGACGAGGGCGCGAGTCCACGCCGTTTTGACCGCACAGCAACAGGACCAGCTCCAGCAGATGCGCGACCGGCGAGGCCGGCGAGGTGGGCCGCCGCCCGACCGCGGCCCCGACCTCGAGTAG
- a CDS encoding outer-membrane lipoprotein carrier protein LolA, protein MARRRRPTGVVAAVATAALLATGPAASQEGPIAVLESLAGALRARPVWTASYHQEFVPAGMTAGEQVDGDVWVGWPDRAHFRSGDPTLRIMGLDGRLVRLVDLDLPTCEDHRLDDDEWARIPLAAVLDPQAAVDRFTVLGIGERGVALEPRRPGGVARVEVHLRADNLPLEVVVIDPQGATNRLKFGAWTPLEQPPPGGWLPPAPAGVECTGEGAGPGPGGDADRGRLRR, encoded by the coding sequence GTGGCCCGTCGCAGGCGACCGACCGGCGTCGTCGCGGCGGTGGCCACGGCCGCCCTGCTGGCCACCGGCCCCGCGGCGAGCCAGGAAGGGCCGATCGCCGTTCTCGAGTCCCTGGCCGGTGCGCTCCGCGCGCGCCCGGTGTGGACGGCTTCCTACCACCAGGAGTTCGTGCCCGCCGGCATGACCGCCGGCGAGCAGGTCGACGGCGACGTGTGGGTCGGCTGGCCGGACCGTGCGCACTTCCGTTCGGGGGACCCGACCCTGCGCATCATGGGCCTCGACGGCCGGCTGGTGCGGCTCGTCGACCTCGACCTGCCGACCTGTGAGGATCACCGTCTGGACGACGACGAGTGGGCCAGGATTCCGCTCGCCGCCGTGCTCGATCCGCAGGCGGCGGTCGACCGCTTCACGGTGCTCGGCATCGGTGAGCGAGGCGTCGCGCTGGAGCCGCGGCGCCCCGGTGGGGTGGCTCGGGTCGAGGTCCACCTGCGGGCCGACAACTTGCCCCTCGAGGTGGTGGTGATCGACCCTCAGGGCGCGACCAACCGGCTCAAGTTCGGGGCCTGGACGCCGCTCGAGCAGCCGCCGCCGGGCGGATGGCTGCCGCCGGCTCCCGCGGGAGTGGAGTGCACGGGCGAGGGCGCGGGACCCGGCCCGGGCGGCGACGCCGACCGTGGTAGACTCCGCCGATGA
- a CDS encoding 3-hydroxyacyl-CoA dehydrogenase NAD-binding domain-containing protein, producing MSESGLGSIGVIGIGTMGNGIAQVTAQSGFPTVVADVSEELLKRGLETITRSLDRLVSAYEKSGGEKGITAEARMQAVARLSTTTSLEGLLGCDLVIEAVPERPELKEEINRKLAALGYDRILVSNTSGISITRLGAAYGKPDRFMGMHFMNPVPIQQGVEIIRGLATSDATYAKVVALCHDLGKIEIPAEDKAGFAINRMFVPFVNEAIRIVEEGIASVDDVDKCTYCLGHKMGPLMTADFVGLDTMLFICNVLEDELGSFYKPSPLLRRLVESGQLGAKSGRGFYTWEKFKASGVNPDVARYRIK from the coding sequence ATGAGCGAGAGCGGTCTCGGCAGCATCGGGGTCATCGGCATCGGCACGATGGGCAACGGCATCGCCCAGGTCACGGCGCAGAGCGGGTTCCCGACCGTCGTGGCGGACGTCAGCGAGGAGCTCCTCAAGCGGGGCCTCGAGACCATCACCCGCAGCCTCGACCGGCTGGTCAGCGCCTACGAGAAGTCGGGCGGTGAGAAGGGGATCACCGCCGAGGCGAGGATGCAGGCTGTCGCCCGGCTGTCCACCACCACCTCGCTCGAGGGTCTGCTCGGCTGCGACCTGGTGATCGAGGCCGTCCCCGAGCGGCCCGAGCTCAAGGAGGAGATCAACCGGAAGCTGGCCGCTCTCGGGTACGACAGGATCCTGGTCAGCAACACTTCCGGCATCAGCATCACCCGGCTCGGCGCCGCCTACGGCAAGCCGGACCGCTTCATGGGCATGCACTTCATGAACCCGGTGCCCATCCAGCAGGGGGTCGAGATCATCCGCGGCCTGGCGACCTCGGACGCGACCTACGCCAAGGTGGTGGCGCTGTGCCACGACCTCGGCAAGATCGAGATCCCGGCCGAGGACAAGGCGGGCTTCGCGATCAACCGGATGTTCGTGCCCTTCGTCAACGAGGCGATCCGGATCGTCGAGGAGGGCATCGCCTCGGTCGACGACGTCGACAAGTGCACCTACTGCCTCGGTCACAAGATGGGCCCGCTGATGACGGCCGACTTCGTCGGCCTCGACACCATGCTCTTCATCTGCAACGTGCTCGAGGACGAGCTGGGCAGCTTCTACAAGCCGAGCCCGCTGCTGCGGCGGCTGGTCGAGTCGGGCCAGCTCGGCGCCAAGTCCGGCCGCGGCTTCTACACCTGGGAGAAGTTCAAGGCCTCGGGCGTCAACCCCGACGTCGCCCGCTATCGCATCAAGTAG
- a CDS encoding ATP-binding protein — MRSLFLRIFLWFWAAMLAVAAVLVVSSPLWTRARPGIDRWQRGAARLLEGRVGEAAAAVERGDGPLAPGRMRPGRPGPPIRVVVLDETGAAAGGRPVERAVRELALRALATGEVTHERSGTEHLLARPVTGADGRPRVVVGALRHPPDAIDLLDPRAILPRLAILTVVVGLFCFVLARHLSSPFGALRAAAQRLAAGDLSARVGQPVARRRDEVGDLARDFDAMAERLEQLVSAQRRLLRDVSHELRSPLARLEVALELARRHGGDSAVEPLDRIGRESRRLDELIGRLLSLERMSSRGLEPERARVDLGRLLGEVVADARFEAETGGRTVSLAVERPAAVRGSPELLRSALENVVRNAVSHAPAGTSVDVAMAVAAAPTADREMALITVRDRGPGVPEAELDRLFEPFHRVSEARDRQSGGVGLGLAITRRAVEWHGGTVGAMNHPDGGLEVTLRLPLA, encoded by the coding sequence GTGAGGTCGCTGTTTCTGCGGATCTTCCTCTGGTTCTGGGCCGCCATGCTGGCGGTGGCGGCGGTGCTGGTCGTGAGCTCGCCGCTGTGGACCCGGGCCCGCCCCGGCATCGACCGCTGGCAGCGTGGCGCCGCCCGCCTGCTCGAGGGTCGGGTGGGGGAGGCCGCCGCCGCGGTCGAGCGGGGCGATGGCCCGCTGGCCCCCGGCCGGATGCGCCCCGGGCGCCCCGGACCACCGATACGGGTCGTGGTGCTGGACGAGACCGGCGCCGCCGCGGGCGGCCGACCGGTCGAGCGCGCGGTGCGAGAGCTCGCGCTGCGGGCCCTCGCCACCGGCGAGGTGACGCACGAGAGGTCGGGCACCGAGCACCTGCTTGCCCGCCCGGTGACGGGAGCGGACGGCCGGCCGCGGGTGGTCGTGGGGGCGCTGCGCCACCCGCCGGACGCCATCGACCTGCTCGACCCGCGGGCCATCCTGCCGAGGCTCGCGATCCTGACCGTGGTGGTCGGCCTGTTCTGCTTCGTGCTGGCGCGGCACCTCAGCTCGCCGTTCGGCGCCCTGCGAGCGGCGGCCCAGCGCCTGGCAGCAGGCGATCTGTCGGCCCGCGTCGGCCAGCCGGTGGCGCGCCGCCGCGACGAGGTCGGCGACCTCGCCCGGGACTTCGACGCCATGGCCGAACGCCTCGAGCAGCTGGTGAGCGCCCAGCGCCGGCTGCTGCGCGACGTGTCGCACGAGCTGCGGTCGCCGCTGGCGAGGCTCGAGGTCGCCCTTGAGCTGGCCCGGCGGCACGGCGGCGACTCGGCGGTCGAGCCGCTCGACCGGATCGGCCGCGAGTCGCGGCGGCTCGACGAGCTCATCGGTCGGCTGCTGTCGCTGGAGCGCATGTCGTCCCGCGGGCTGGAGCCGGAGCGTGCCCGCGTCGACCTCGGCCGGCTGCTCGGCGAGGTCGTGGCCGATGCCCGCTTCGAGGCCGAGACCGGCGGGCGCACGGTGTCTCTCGCCGTCGAGCGCCCTGCGGCGGTCCGCGGCTCGCCGGAGCTGCTGCGCAGCGCGCTCGAGAACGTCGTCCGCAACGCCGTCAGCCATGCCCCGGCAGGGACCTCAGTCGACGTCGCGATGGCCGTCGCTGCTGCCCCCACCGCCGACCGGGAAATGGCGCTGATCACGGTCCGCGACCGCGGCCCGGGGGTGCCCGAGGCGGAGCTCGACCGGCTGTTCGAGCCGTTTCATCGCGTCTCCGAGGCCCGGGATCGCCAGTCCGGCGGCGTCGGCCTCGGCCTCGCCATCACCCGGCGCGCCGTCGAGTGGCACGGCGGCACGGTCGGCGCGATGAACCACCCGGACGGCGGCCTCGAGGTCACACTCCGCCTGCCCCTCGCCTGA